A window of Ascochyta rabiei chromosome 6, complete sequence genomic DNA:
GTTCCGCGCCGCAAAGCTCGACATTGGCTGTTTTGCCAAGATCCGTAACATTCGCGACCACACAAAGCGAAAGGTGTTTGCTGAGAACGAGCCTGAACGGTACGCGCTCATGCGCTCATGCGCCCCTCGATGCGCACCATGACTGATGCATTCGCGAACAGACAAGCTCTTCGATATATTATCCGCAACACCACATTGCCACAGCGAGTGCGCGCACAGGCTCAGCTCCAGCTCTCGCAGATGCACTGCTACACACGGTTCACACAGATCAAGAACCGATGTATCATGGGTGGGAAGGGAAGGGGTGTCTTCAGCGACTTCAGGCTTGGACGTGTGCGTATTATGGTGGAAGAAGTAGAGAGCATCACTGACAGCTCGACAGTACCAGTTTCGTATCAACGCGCTGGCTGGAAACCTCCCAGGTGTAAAGAAGGCAAGCTGGTAGACGGGCACGAGCATGGACAGGCTGTTAAATATGTGTATACTACTGCAGGGAGACACAATTGCATTGGGCGGCGTTCTATTCGAGAAGTTGAAGACTACGACTATGTTTCAAGTTATCGTGCTCCACTTGACGTCAAGATGAGATGCTCGTCCCCGTTTGCTCTCTTACCGCTTGTAGAAGCAGCAAACGGCGACCCAGCAAACGCCAACAACCCAGGCACTCTCACTGCACTCCGGCTCTCCAACACCAACTGCAGCTCATCTTCGAGTGTCCTCTCGCCGGAACACTCAGCCCAACCTGAGAATACGGCAATCTCCACCACGATCCCCTACGATGTTTCGGCGCAAGGAAGATACTTTATCACCTGACCCGTCGTATCCCGCGGATCTGAAAGAGCTTGGGTAAGAGTGTGGTCTACGTGCTCTGCATAAGTGGTTGACCAGCTACAGCTTCTTCATTAACAAGCTCGGTCATATACGCATGATCGACGCGCCCGAGAAGCCTTTCGTGTTTCACTCTTTGAACGATGACCGTCATAACGAGGTACGCAACGAAGCGTTGCATGGTATGTGTACCGTTCACTGGCACGAGTACATACTGACAATCTACAAGCCTGCTCACGCGCAGAAGTTACTGAGCGGCTCTCTAAACTCGGCATCAAGCAACTCTACTTCCCTCACCTCGTCACTACAAAGCCTAACGGGCCTCACGTCCCCATTCTTGCCCCCCCGCCTGACGTTCTCAAGACACGGAAACGAGTCATTGTCGTCGTCAACGATGCGTCCCAAGATCTGGGTATTCTTGCATATCGTCAGTTGCAGCGAGAGCTTGGCTTGAACGGCGGCTCTGT
This region includes:
- a CDS encoding 40S ribosomal protein mrp2, mitochondrial, with product MSQFRAAKLDIGCFAKIRNIRDHTKRKVFAENEPERQALRYIIRNTTLPQRVRAQAQLQLSQMHCYTRFTQIKNRCIMGGKGRGVFSDFRLGRYQFRINALAGNLPGVKKASW